The Thermaerobacter subterraneus DSM 13965 sequence CTGCTGGAAGGCGTGACGGACGGCGTGATCCCCCGCCGCCAACCGGCCGGCGCGGCGGGCCAGCCCGATGAGTCCCCGCGGATCACCCCTACCGCCCGGCACCGGCATCCGCTCCCGTCACCAGTTCCGCCAGCTGGCGCCGCAAGGCCTCCACCGCGGCGGCGTCCAGATCGATCTTCAGCGCCCGTCCCAGCTCCCGAGCCCTCAGGGCCCGGTCCAGGCACGCCGGGTCGGGACAGAGGTACGCTCCCCGCCCGGCCCGCCGGCCCGTGGGGTCGAAGACCACCTCACCCTCCGGGGTGCGCACCACCCGGAGCAACTCCCGCTTGGGCCGCACTGCCCGGCAGCCGATGCAGGTCCGCTGCGGAATGTGCCTTGGCACGGGCCGTCACCTCGATTCCGGGCCGGGCGTGCCCGCGCGCGGGCTGCCATCCTGGTCCTCCGCCGGCCCCTCGCCGTCCCAGTTGCCTGCCGTCCCGTCGCCTTCCTCCCAGCGGCTGTCGCCGCCGTCGCCGGCCGCATCCCAACCGCCGGAGCCATCCTCCCCGGCCCATTCCTCAGCGGCCCCGGCGCCGTGATCATCCCCGCGGTCCCCGTCGCCAGACCACCAGTCCCAGTTCTCGCCGCCCGCACCGCCGCCGTCGCCGGCGTCGCCGAAGGCCCCGCCGCCGAACAGCTCGTCCAGGTCGTCGTCACCGGCGGTGCCTTCCCGACCCTCCCCGCCGGATCCGGCCAGCACGGCGTCGATGTCCCAGTCGTCCTCCCGGGCCAGCCACTCGGCCGCCTGGGACTCGGCGTGGATGTCGATCTTCCAGCCCGTCAGCCGGGCGGCCAGGCGGGCATTCTGGCCTTCCTTGCCGATGGCCAGGGACAACTGGTGGTCGGGCACGATCACCCGGGCCACCCGCGTCTCGGGTTCCAGGATCACCCGGGTCACCTTGGCCGGGGACAGGGCGTTGGCCACGAACTGCTCGGGTTCCTCCGCCCAGCGGATCACGTCGATGCGCTCGCCCCGCAGCTCCGCCACCACCGCCTGGACCCGGGCGCCCCGGGGC is a genomic window containing:
- the rnpM gene encoding RNase P modulator RnpM, whose translation is MPRHIPQRTCIGCRAVRPKRELLRVVRTPEGEVVFDPTGRRAGRGAYLCPDPACLDRALRARELGRALKIDLDAAAVEALRRQLAELVTGADAGAGR